One segment of Kogia breviceps isolate mKogBre1 chromosome 14, mKogBre1 haplotype 1, whole genome shotgun sequence DNA contains the following:
- the LOC136792597 gene encoding tigger transposable element-derived protein 1-like, with protein sequence MNNVAMVSKYSNERKSHMSLTLNQKLDIIKLSEEDMLKTYMGQKLGFFSQLVNTKEKLLKEIKTAAPMNTKMIRKWKTFIAYMKKVLVVWIEDQTSHNIPICQSLIKSKALTLFNSIKDKRSEESLEEKSEASRDWFMRFKERSSLHNTKVQGNAARADAEAAASYPEDLAKIINEAGYTKQQIVNVDKTAC encoded by the coding sequence ATGAACAATGTTGCAATGGTCTCTAAGTAttcaaatgaaaggaagagtcatatgtctctcactttaaatcaaaagctagacaTTATTAAACTTAGTGAGGAAGACATGTTGAAGACCTATATGGGCCAAAAGCTAGGCTTCTTTAGCCAACTTGTGAATACAAAGGAAAagctcttgaaggaaattaaaactgCTGCTCCAATGAACACAAAAATGATAAGGAAGTGGAAGACCTTTATTGCTTATATGAAGAAAGTTTTAGtagtctggatagaagatcaaaccagccacaacattcccatATGCCAAAGCCTAATCAAGAGCaaagccctaactctcttcaattctataaaGGATAAGAGAAGTGAGGAATCTttagaagaaaagtctgaagctagCAGAGATTGGTTCATgagatttaaggaaagaagctctCTCCATAACACAAAAGTGCAAGGCAACGCAGCAAGGGCTGAtgcagaagctgcagcaagttacccagaagatctagctaagataattaatgaagctggctacactaaacaacagattgtcaatgtagacaaaacagcctgctag